In a single window of the Nocardiopsis composta genome:
- a CDS encoding YidH family protein, with translation MASRTTGGGDEPQDAGREPDYRFTLANERTFLAWIRTALALVAGAVAVLHLVPLDWADGPRLVVGSTLTAMAVVITVYAPLRWRRVQEAMRRDRPLPLSALPLLTALGVALVCAVVLFGNVLR, from the coding sequence ATGGCATCGCGCACGACCGGCGGGGGCGACGAGCCGCAGGACGCCGGGCGCGAACCGGACTACCGGTTCACCCTCGCCAACGAGCGGACCTTCCTGGCCTGGATCCGCACCGCGCTCGCGCTGGTCGCCGGCGCGGTCGCGGTGCTGCACCTGGTCCCGCTGGACTGGGCGGACGGGCCGCGGCTGGTCGTCGGCTCGACGCTGACCGCGATGGCCGTGGTGATCACCGTGTACGCGCCGCTGCGCTGGCGGCGGGTGCAGGAGGCGATGCGGCGCGACCGCCCGCTGCCGCTCAGCGCGCTCCCGCTGCTCACCGCGCTCGGCGTGGCCCTGGTCTGCGCGGTGGTGCTGTTCGGGAACGTGCTCCGATGA
- the trxA gene encoding thioredoxin: MATIELTKDNFNETLTDNEFVLIDFWASWCGPCRQFAPVFEKASEENPDLVFAKVDTEDQQELAASFDIRSIPTLMVVRDKTVVYAQPGALPKDSLDDLIKQARELDMDEVRKEIEKQQAGDAQS; this comes from the coding sequence GTGGCCACCATCGAGCTGACCAAGGACAACTTCAACGAGACCCTCACGGACAACGAGTTCGTGCTGATCGACTTCTGGGCCTCCTGGTGCGGTCCGTGCCGGCAGTTCGCCCCGGTCTTCGAGAAGGCCTCCGAGGAGAACCCGGACCTGGTCTTCGCCAAGGTCGACACCGAGGACCAGCAGGAACTCGCCGCGAGCTTCGACATCCGCTCCATCCCGACCCTGATGGTGGTCCGGGACAAGACGGTGGTCTACGCCCAGCCCGGCGCGCTGCCCAAGGACAGCCTGGACGACCTGATCAAGCAGGCCCGGGAGCTGGACATGGACGAGGTCCGCAAGGAGATCGAGAAGCAGCAGGCCGGCGACGCGCAGTCGTGA
- a CDS encoding SDR family NAD(P)-dependent oxidoreductase: MAASRPGCAPGEVGRAMDKAGIGRRFAGRAGILTGAASGIGRATALRLSAEGARLLLVDLAEDGLAETLRLIGEQNGPDGPEAAVHPADVSDEAAVRGAVEAAAARFGAIDLLVNVAGFHRVVPLEDITLDYWNRQFAVNAAGTMLFCREAMPHLEAAGGVVVNTASTSATHAHPAMAAYAASKGAVLAFTLSLAAEVWKRGVRVLAVSPGGVATPLTRAVSFPENADGSYYARITPPVAMGEPEEIAAAIAFAASDDGAFVRGVELRVDGGSHA; this comes from the coding sequence ATGGCCGCGAGCAGGCCGGGGTGCGCCCCGGGGGAAGTGGGCAGAGCGATGGACAAGGCCGGGATCGGGCGCCGCTTCGCGGGCAGGGCCGGGATCCTCACCGGGGCCGCCTCCGGGATCGGGCGGGCGACGGCGCTGCGGCTCTCCGCGGAGGGGGCGCGGCTGCTCCTCGTCGACCTCGCCGAGGACGGGCTCGCCGAGACGCTGCGGCTGATCGGGGAGCAGAACGGCCCGGACGGACCGGAGGCGGCCGTGCACCCCGCCGACGTCTCCGACGAGGCCGCGGTGCGCGGCGCCGTCGAGGCCGCGGCGGCCCGCTTCGGCGCGATCGACCTGCTGGTCAACGTGGCCGGCTTCCACCGGGTGGTGCCGCTGGAGGACATCACCCTGGACTACTGGAACCGGCAGTTCGCGGTGAACGCCGCCGGCACCATGCTGTTCTGCCGGGAGGCCATGCCGCACCTGGAGGCCGCCGGCGGCGTCGTGGTCAACACCGCCTCCACCTCCGCCACCCACGCCCATCCCGCCATGGCGGCCTACGCCGCCTCCAAGGGGGCGGTGCTGGCCTTCACCCTGAGCCTGGCCGCCGAGGTGTGGAAGCGCGGCGTCCGGGTGCTGGCCGTCTCCCCGGGCGGGGTGGCGACCCCGCTCACCCGGGCGGTCTCCTTTCCGGAGAACGCCGACGGCTCCTACTACGCCCGGATCACCCCGCCGGTGGCCATGGGGGAACCGGAGGAGATCGCCGCGGCCATCGCCTTCGCCGCCTCCGACGACGGCGCCTTCGTCCGCGGCGTGGAGCTGCGCGTCGACGGCGGCTCGCACGCCTGA
- a CDS encoding spermidine synthase → MIVSAEPEPQVVQRTEGVAGGELVLRRAGGHWEILSNGVFLMDTRDGASEREMVRAALDALPEGTAGARVLIGGLGVGFSAREALDHPRTGRVTVVELEPKVIEWHSGPLGPVAGHLPGEPRCELVCADLAVWLAEAAGRAAAGGDRYDVLCLDTDNGPDWTVREANGRLYEPAALDLIEAVAVPGGAVAFWSAMRAPAFAELLERRFGGVAEIAVPARAGEPDIVYLVRTRG, encoded by the coding sequence GTGATCGTGTCCGCGGAGCCGGAACCGCAGGTGGTGCAGCGTACCGAGGGCGTGGCCGGCGGGGAGCTGGTGCTCCGGCGGGCGGGTGGGCACTGGGAGATCCTGAGCAACGGGGTGTTCCTGATGGACACCCGGGACGGCGCCTCGGAGCGGGAGATGGTCCGCGCCGCCCTGGACGCGCTGCCGGAGGGGACCGCCGGCGCCCGGGTGCTGATCGGCGGGCTGGGTGTGGGCTTCTCCGCGCGCGAGGCGCTGGACCACCCGCGGACCGGCCGGGTCACCGTGGTCGAACTGGAGCCGAAGGTCATCGAGTGGCACTCCGGCCCGCTCGGCCCGGTCGCCGGGCACCTGCCCGGGGAGCCCCGGTGCGAGCTGGTCTGCGCCGACCTGGCGGTCTGGCTGGCCGAGGCGGCCGGGCGCGCCGCCGCCGGCGGCGACCGGTACGACGTGCTCTGCCTGGACACCGACAACGGGCCGGACTGGACGGTGCGGGAGGCCAACGGGCGGCTGTACGAGCCGGCCGCGCTGGACCTGATCGAGGCGGTCGCGGTGCCGGGCGGCGCGGTCGCGTTCTGGAGCGCGATGCGCGCCCCGGCCTTCGCCGAGCTGCTGGAGCGCCGGTTCGGCGGGGTCGCCGAGATCGCGGTCCCGGCCCGCGCGGGCGAGCCGGACATCGTCTACCTGGTGCGCACCCGCGGCTGA
- the hisG gene encoding ATP phosphoribosyltransferase, protein MPDMLRIAVPNKGQLSGPASEMLREAGYRQRKDSRDLVLVDPDNETEFFFLRPKDIAVYVGEGILQAGITGRDMLLDSGAPVEEVLPLGFGGSTFRFAARGGASMKVEDLNGKRIATSFEGLLERYLEEKGVQARVIHLDGAVESAIQLGVADAVADVVSTGTTLRNAGLELFGDPILTSEAVVIRPQGAGEDADVDRLLRRLRGVLVARDYVMMDYDVHAEKLDTAVALTPGMEGPTVSPLHREGWVAVRAMVPRRSAQQIMDDLWQLGARAILVTDIYACRL, encoded by the coding sequence ATGCCCGACATGCTCCGTATCGCCGTGCCCAACAAGGGCCAGCTCTCCGGCCCCGCCAGCGAGATGCTCCGCGAGGCCGGCTACCGCCAGCGCAAGGACTCCCGGGACCTCGTCCTGGTCGACCCGGACAACGAGACCGAGTTCTTCTTCCTCCGCCCCAAGGACATCGCGGTCTACGTCGGCGAGGGGATCCTGCAGGCCGGGATCACCGGCCGGGACATGCTGCTCGACTCCGGCGCCCCGGTGGAGGAGGTGCTCCCGCTCGGGTTCGGCGGGTCCACCTTCCGGTTCGCCGCGCGCGGCGGGGCGTCGATGAAGGTCGAGGACCTCAACGGCAAGCGCATCGCCACCTCCTTCGAGGGGCTGCTCGAACGCTACCTGGAGGAGAAGGGCGTCCAGGCGCGCGTCATCCACCTGGACGGCGCGGTGGAGAGCGCCATCCAGCTGGGCGTGGCCGACGCGGTGGCCGACGTCGTCTCCACCGGGACCACGCTGCGCAACGCCGGGCTGGAGCTGTTCGGCGACCCGATCCTCACCTCCGAGGCGGTCGTCATCCGACCGCAGGGCGCCGGCGAGGACGCCGACGTCGACCGGCTGCTGCGCCGGCTGCGCGGCGTCCTGGTCGCCCGGGACTACGTGATGATGGACTACGACGTGCACGCGGAGAAGCTGGACACCGCCGTCGCGCTCACCCCCGGCATGGAGGGGCCCACCGTCTCCCCGCTGCACCGCGAGGGCTGGGTGGCCGTGCGCGCCATGGTGCCGCGCCGCTCCGCCCAGCAGATCATGGACGACCTGTGGCAGCTCGGCGCCCGGGCCATCCTGGTCACCGACATCTACGCCTGCCGCCTCTGA
- a CDS encoding phosphoribosyl-ATP diphosphatase, translated as MKTFEELFAELSEKARTRPEGSGTVAALDAGVHAIGKKVVEEAAEVWMAAEYESDEAAAEEISQLLYHLQVLMLARGLRLEDVYKHL; from the coding sequence ATGAAGACCTTCGAAGAGCTGTTCGCCGAGCTGTCCGAGAAGGCGCGCACCCGGCCCGAGGGGTCCGGGACGGTCGCGGCCCTGGACGCCGGCGTGCATGCGATCGGCAAGAAGGTCGTCGAGGAGGCCGCCGAGGTCTGGATGGCCGCGGAGTACGAGTCCGACGAGGCCGCCGCGGAGGAGATCTCCCAGCTCCTCTACCACCTCCAGGTCCTCATGCTGGCGCGCGGGCTGCGCCTGGAGGACGTCTACAAGCATCTGTAG
- a CDS encoding pentapeptide repeat-containing protein, whose translation MSGTASRRPARLREPAAPSLPDRPRPAALPGDDIADDAVRTALEYGALDLSARRAEDPVVEACRFDRTRLAGLALRRGEVSDAEFRGADLAGARFQDGVFSTAAFLRSRLTGASWTECGLREVLFEGCKADLASFRFSRFARVVFRDCDLREANFQRADLRGARFEGCRLDGAQFSGASMAGTRFTGCELHGIGGATALSGAVVGGSDAQSLLRVFAAALGVTVQD comes from the coding sequence ATGTCCGGAACCGCGTCCCGGCGCCCCGCCCGGCTCCGCGAGCCGGCGGCGCCCTCGCTGCCCGATCGCCCCAGGCCCGCCGCCCTGCCCGGCGACGACATCGCCGACGACGCGGTGCGCACCGCCCTGGAGTACGGTGCCCTGGACCTGTCCGCCCGCCGGGCCGAGGACCCGGTGGTCGAGGCCTGCCGGTTCGACCGGACCCGGCTGGCCGGGCTCGCCCTGCGCCGCGGCGAGGTCTCCGACGCCGAGTTCCGCGGTGCGGACCTGGCCGGCGCCCGGTTCCAGGACGGGGTCTTCTCCACCGCCGCGTTCCTGCGCAGCAGGCTCACCGGCGCCTCCTGGACCGAGTGCGGGCTGCGCGAGGTCCTGTTCGAGGGGTGCAAGGCCGACCTGGCGTCGTTCCGCTTCTCCCGCTTCGCCCGGGTGGTCTTCCGCGACTGCGACCTGCGCGAGGCGAACTTCCAGCGCGCGGACCTGCGCGGCGCCCGGTTCGAGGGCTGCCGGCTGGACGGCGCCCAGTTCAGCGGCGCCTCGATGGCGGGAACCCGGTTCACCGGCTGCGAGCTGCACGGCATCGGCGGCGCCACCGCGCTCTCCGGCGCGGTCGTGGGCGGTTCGGATGCGCAGAGCCTGCTGCGGGTCTTCGCCGCGGCGCTGGGCGTCACCGTGCAGGACTGA
- a CDS encoding VOC family protein, with the protein MPEQTSTAPAGYTTVAPWVVTDDTGAFLDFVAEAFGGEEIGRVPTEDGGIGHGEIRVGDTVVLAFDRQSDWPAMPALLRVFVPDADEASARAVAAGGRVVTRVMDNAFGQRGGRIRDPFGNIWWVTAHVEDVTEDEVWKRLEDPAHKEGMSEAQRTLDAELSGRAAGRASAPVRTTG; encoded by the coding sequence ATGCCTGAGCAGACCAGTACCGCACCGGCGGGCTACACCACCGTTGCCCCCTGGGTCGTCACCGACGACACCGGGGCCTTCCTCGACTTCGTCGCCGAGGCGTTCGGCGGCGAGGAGATCGGGCGGGTGCCCACCGAGGACGGCGGGATCGGCCACGGGGAGATCCGCGTCGGCGACACCGTCGTGCTCGCCTTCGACCGGCAGTCCGACTGGCCCGCCATGCCCGCCCTGCTGCGGGTGTTCGTGCCCGACGCCGACGAGGCGTCCGCGCGGGCCGTCGCGGCCGGCGGCCGTGTCGTCACCCGCGTGATGGACAACGCCTTCGGGCAGCGCGGAGGCCGGATCAGGGACCCCTTCGGCAACATCTGGTGGGTGACCGCCCACGTCGAGGACGTCACCGAGGACGAGGTGTGGAAGCGGTTGGAGGACCCCGCCCACAAGGAGGGCATGAGCGAGGCGCAGCGGACGCTCGACGCCGAACTCAGCGGCCGGGCCGCCGGCCGGGCCAGCGCGCCGGTGCGGACGACCGGCTGA
- a CDS encoding GNAT family N-acetyltransferase, giving the protein MPEKASQERTVITGPDGAPLLDYLDRSSGDVRVAAGLRPLGPGAARAAVERLAGWRVITAEEFARELVGLGGEARRRAHEMRRSLEADPPPAAWLDLAPETGGLRITPLDRSPEEVFQAIDAAFPPGHPDHSAGPDAPAEKFRSLLMLLGGAALGPVMELSALVIDDERPEGDRVAAGLILNDRSDDVPWIGDVFRRPEPRYAGLGGLLLRRMLAGASAAGLPEIGLAVTAENPAKLLYDRLGFRDLGVFTTVLLPGGAD; this is encoded by the coding sequence ATGCCGGAGAAGGCTTCCCAGGAGCGGACCGTGATCACCGGCCCGGACGGCGCGCCGCTCCTGGACTACCTGGACCGCTCGTCCGGGGACGTCCGGGTCGCGGCCGGCCTGCGGCCGCTCGGCCCGGGTGCGGCGCGCGCCGCCGTCGAGCGGCTGGCCGGGTGGCGGGTGATCACCGCGGAGGAGTTCGCCCGGGAACTCGTCGGCCTGGGCGGGGAGGCGCGCCGGCGGGCGCACGAGATGCGCCGGTCACTGGAGGCCGACCCGCCGCCGGCCGCCTGGCTGGACCTGGCACCGGAGACCGGCGGGCTGCGGATCACCCCGCTGGACCGGAGCCCGGAGGAGGTCTTCCAGGCGATCGACGCGGCCTTCCCGCCCGGCCACCCGGACCACTCCGCCGGCCCGGACGCCCCGGCGGAGAAGTTCCGCTCGCTGCTCATGCTGCTCGGCGGGGCGGCCCTGGGGCCGGTCATGGAGCTGAGCGCGCTCGTGATCGACGACGAGCGGCCCGAGGGCGACCGGGTGGCCGCCGGGCTGATCCTCAACGACCGCTCGGACGACGTGCCGTGGATCGGCGACGTGTTCCGCCGCCCCGAGCCGCGCTACGCCGGCCTCGGCGGGCTGCTGCTCCGCCGGATGCTGGCCGGGGCCTCCGCCGCCGGCCTGCCCGAGATCGGCCTGGCGGTGACCGCGGAGAACCCCGCCAAGCTCCTCTACGACCGGCTGGGCTTCCGCGACCTGGGCGTGTTCACCACCGTGCTGCTCCCGGGAGGCGCGGACTGA
- a CDS encoding SDR family NAD(P)-dependent oxidoreductase, with translation MSGTSHPRTALVTGASTGIGEQFARDLAERGYALVLVARRAEQLKRLAGELADRYGVRTEALPADLGTPEGVRAVAERLAADGGGDRAPIDLLVNNAGRGDGGVFAEQDPDDVDAMIDLNVRAVLRLARAVLPVQIARRAAEGPGRPLGVINVSSLAGEIPVNPGGSVYGAAKSFVTRWSESVAAEAAPHGVHVTAVLPGYVRTDMTRGLQESGLPDLAFVPKEQVVRGALRAWAAGRTSVVPGAQYRTADGLLRAIPRSLFRAAAGRIARRGAGS, from the coding sequence ATGAGCGGCACCTCCCATCCCCGGACCGCGCTCGTCACCGGAGCCTCCACCGGCATCGGCGAGCAGTTCGCGCGCGACCTGGCCGAGCGCGGCTACGCCCTGGTGCTGGTGGCCCGCCGGGCCGAGCAGCTGAAGCGGCTCGCCGGCGAGCTGGCCGACCGGTACGGCGTCCGCACCGAGGCGCTCCCCGCGGACCTGGGGACCCCCGAGGGGGTGCGCGCCGTCGCCGAGCGGCTCGCGGCCGACGGAGGCGGCGACCGGGCCCCGATCGACCTGCTGGTGAACAACGCCGGCCGCGGCGACGGCGGCGTCTTCGCCGAGCAGGACCCGGACGACGTCGACGCGATGATCGACCTCAACGTGCGCGCGGTGCTCCGGCTCGCCCGCGCGGTGCTCCCGGTGCAGATCGCCCGGCGCGCGGCGGAGGGGCCGGGCCGGCCGCTCGGCGTGATCAACGTGTCCTCGCTGGCCGGGGAGATCCCGGTGAACCCGGGAGGCTCGGTCTACGGCGCCGCCAAGTCCTTCGTGACCCGGTGGAGCGAGTCGGTCGCGGCGGAGGCGGCCCCGCACGGGGTGCACGTCACCGCGGTGCTGCCCGGCTACGTCCGCACCGACATGACCCGCGGCCTCCAGGAGAGCGGCCTGCCCGACCTGGCCTTCGTGCCCAAGGAGCAGGTGGTCCGGGGCGCACTGCGGGCCTGGGCGGCCGGCCGCACCTCGGTCGTCCCGGGGGCCCAGTACCGCACCGCGGACGGCCTGCTCCGCGCGATCCCGCGCAGCCTGTTCCGCGCCGCGGCCGGCCGCATCGCCCGGCGCGGCGCCGGCTCCTGA
- a CDS encoding alpha/beta hydrolase, which produces MRPSQETLEFIEFMTRSGPRIDSGLPAAELRAALQERRTSPAGPEVALVRGAEAPGPAGPVPLRHYHPEPGAVLPGIVFFHGGGFVLGDLDSHDHVCRIIAAGTGASVVAVDYRLAPEHPFPAAVEDAFAALRWVAANAGELGIDPGRLAVAGDSAGGNLAAVTAQLARDAGGPGLVFQALVYPVVDWTPDETGERYPSHRENGEDYFLTTGAMEWFCEQYLGSPADAADPRCSPLLAGSLEGLPPALVLTADFDPLRDEGEAYARALAAAGVPATTVRINDGFHGILGFGAFLGPARRAEAAVTAALRHAFASDG; this is translated from the coding sequence ATGCGGCCCAGCCAGGAGACCCTTGAGTTCATCGAATTCATGACCCGCAGCGGACCCCGGATCGACAGCGGCCTGCCCGCGGCGGAGCTGCGCGCCGCGCTGCAGGAGAGGCGGACGTCGCCGGCGGGTCCGGAGGTCGCCCTGGTCCGCGGGGCCGAGGCGCCCGGACCGGCGGGCCCCGTCCCGCTCCGCCACTACCACCCGGAGCCCGGCGCGGTCCTCCCGGGCATCGTCTTCTTCCACGGCGGCGGGTTCGTCCTCGGCGACCTGGACTCGCACGACCACGTGTGCCGGATCATCGCCGCCGGCACCGGGGCGTCGGTGGTCGCGGTGGACTACCGGCTCGCCCCCGAGCACCCCTTCCCCGCCGCGGTGGAGGACGCCTTCGCCGCGCTGCGCTGGGTCGCCGCCAACGCCGGGGAGCTCGGGATCGACCCCGGGCGGCTGGCGGTCGCCGGGGACAGCGCGGGCGGCAACCTGGCCGCGGTCACCGCGCAGCTGGCCCGGGACGCCGGCGGCCCCGGCCTGGTATTCCAGGCGCTGGTCTACCCTGTGGTCGACTGGACCCCGGACGAGACCGGGGAGCGCTACCCGTCGCACCGGGAGAACGGCGAGGACTACTTCCTCACCACCGGCGCCATGGAGTGGTTCTGCGAGCAGTACCTCGGCTCCCCCGCCGACGCGGCGGACCCGCGCTGCTCGCCGCTGCTCGCCGGCTCGCTGGAGGGCCTGCCGCCGGCCCTGGTGCTCACCGCCGACTTCGACCCGCTGCGCGACGAGGGCGAGGCCTACGCGCGGGCGCTGGCGGCGGCCGGCGTGCCGGCCACCACGGTCCGGATCAACGACGGCTTCCACGGCATCCTCGGCTTCGGGGCGTTCCTCGGGCCCGCCCGGCGGGCCGAGGCCGCCGTCACCGCGGCGCTGCGGCACGCCTTCGCCTCGGACGGCTGA
- a CDS encoding class I SAM-dependent methyltransferase, whose protein sequence is MAATKSPSDAFRIDSRLRDAGLFLREALRTFRATGSVVPSSPALAAALTHHLVERDDPSAPLTIMEGGAGTGPVSRAIAAHMRPGDTADLVEANPEMAAHLRTLVETDSDFAAVREQIEVHDRLVTEMGTDRRYDLIVSGLPFANFTAEEVREILDYYFTVLRPGGRLSFFGYLYTKEVKAVIAPREDYLRQARSSWVVEEWVNRYGVRTDRVMANFPPAWIHHLRKPRD, encoded by the coding sequence ATGGCAGCGACAAAGAGTCCCTCCGACGCCTTCCGCATCGACTCCCGGCTGCGCGACGCCGGGCTCTTCCTGCGCGAGGCACTGCGCACCTTCCGGGCGACCGGCTCGGTCGTCCCGAGCAGCCCCGCACTGGCCGCGGCCCTCACCCACCACCTGGTCGAACGGGACGATCCGTCGGCCCCGCTGACGATCATGGAGGGCGGCGCCGGAACCGGCCCGGTCTCCCGGGCCATCGCCGCGCACATGCGCCCCGGCGACACCGCCGACCTGGTCGAGGCCAACCCGGAGATGGCGGCCCACCTGCGCACCCTGGTGGAGACCGACTCGGACTTCGCCGCGGTCCGGGAGCAGATCGAGGTGCACGACCGGCTGGTCACCGAGATGGGCACGGACCGCCGCTACGACCTGATCGTCTCCGGCCTGCCGTTCGCCAACTTCACCGCCGAGGAGGTCCGGGAGATCCTGGACTACTACTTCACGGTGCTGCGCCCGGGCGGCCGGCTGTCGTTCTTCGGCTACCTGTACACCAAGGAGGTCAAGGCGGTCATCGCCCCGCGCGAGGACTACCTGCGCCAGGCGCGCTCCTCCTGGGTGGTGGAGGAGTGGGTGAACCGGTACGGGGTGCGCACCGACCGGGTGATGGCCAACTTCCCGCCGGCCTGGATCCACCACCTGCGCAAGCCCCGGGACTGA
- a CDS encoding Clp protease N-terminal domain-containing protein, whose product MFERFTEGARTAVVSAQSAAHELGDGRIGTEHVLLGLVGGASGSAARALAEHGAGPEEVRGAVRALERGHPAPRRGLFGRRHLPFTRTAKKALELALREAIRLNGRGAPIRTGHVLLGLLRAEGRGAEALARLGADRAALRGTAERLLREA is encoded by the coding sequence ATGTTCGAACGGTTCACCGAGGGCGCCCGGACCGCCGTCGTGAGCGCGCAGAGCGCCGCGCACGAGCTCGGCGACGGCCGGATCGGCACCGAGCACGTACTGCTCGGCCTGGTCGGCGGCGCGTCCGGGAGCGCGGCGCGGGCGCTCGCCGAGCACGGCGCCGGCCCCGAGGAGGTGCGCGGCGCCGTCCGGGCCCTGGAGCGCGGCCACCCCGCGCCGCGCCGGGGCCTGTTCGGCCGCCGGCACCTGCCCTTCACCCGGACCGCCAAGAAGGCCCTGGAGCTGGCCCTGCGCGAGGCGATCCGGCTGAACGGCCGCGGCGCCCCGATCCGCACCGGGCACGTACTGCTCGGCCTGCTGCGCGCGGAGGGCCGCGGCGCCGAGGCCCTGGCCCGCCTCGGCGCCGACCGGGCGGCCCTGCGCGGCACCGCCGAGCGGCTGCTCCGGGAGGCGTGA
- a CDS encoding MFS transporter has product MAAETPQPSAPRARILVASLAGSTIEWFDFFLYGTAAALVFDELFFPSEDPLVSLMLSYLTFSLTFFIRPFGGVVFAHIGDRIGRKRTLVVTLSLMGGATMLIGMLPTYAAIGVAAPVLLVLLRVVQGLGIGGEWGGALLLAYEYAPPHRRGLFGSVPQMGIPAGMLLASLALGGMSLLPDGQFEAWGWRVPFIASVVLVALGLWLRSGVDETPSFRKAQRDGEVARLPIAETLRDYWRAVLVAIGAKVVETAPFYIFGTFVVGYATGTLGFSDTTALNAVTVGAVVATLCIPVAGLASDRFGRRPVYLVGAVLLGLFSAPYFMLLDTGFAAMLVLATVLGLGVFWAPVTATLGTLSSEIFSTRVRYTGVTLGYQIGAAAAGGTAPLIATWLQARFDGAWWPIAVYLVFTALLSIAAVSLAGRAARVGEGRSAAAKG; this is encoded by the coding sequence ATGGCAGCGGAGACCCCTCAGCCGTCCGCCCCGAGAGCCAGGATCCTGGTCGCGAGCCTGGCCGGGAGCACCATCGAGTGGTTCGACTTCTTCCTGTACGGCACCGCGGCGGCGCTCGTCTTCGACGAGCTGTTCTTCCCCTCGGAGGATCCGCTGGTCTCGCTGATGCTGTCCTACCTGACCTTCTCGCTGACCTTCTTCATCCGGCCGTTCGGCGGGGTGGTCTTCGCCCACATCGGCGACCGGATCGGCCGCAAGCGCACCCTGGTGGTCACGCTGTCGCTGATGGGCGGCGCGACCATGCTGATCGGGATGCTGCCCACCTACGCGGCGATCGGCGTGGCCGCCCCGGTGCTGCTGGTCCTGCTCCGGGTGGTGCAGGGCCTGGGCATCGGCGGGGAGTGGGGAGGCGCGCTGCTGCTGGCCTACGAGTACGCGCCGCCGCACCGGCGCGGCCTGTTCGGCAGCGTGCCGCAGATGGGCATCCCGGCGGGCATGCTGCTGGCCAGCCTCGCCCTGGGCGGGATGTCCCTGCTGCCCGACGGGCAGTTCGAGGCGTGGGGCTGGCGGGTGCCGTTCATCGCCAGCGTGGTGCTGGTCGCCCTGGGCCTGTGGCTGCGCTCCGGCGTGGACGAGACCCCGTCGTTCCGGAAGGCGCAGCGGGACGGCGAGGTCGCCCGGCTGCCCATCGCCGAGACACTGCGCGACTACTGGCGGGCGGTGCTGGTGGCGATCGGCGCCAAGGTGGTGGAGACCGCGCCGTTCTACATCTTCGGCACCTTCGTGGTCGGTTACGCCACCGGCACCCTCGGCTTCTCCGACACCACCGCGCTCAACGCGGTGACCGTCGGGGCGGTGGTGGCGACCCTGTGCATCCCGGTCGCCGGACTGGCCTCCGACCGCTTCGGGCGGCGCCCCGTCTACCTGGTCGGCGCGGTGCTGCTGGGCCTGTTCTCCGCGCCCTACTTCATGCTGCTGGACACCGGCTTCGCCGCGATGCTGGTGCTGGCCACCGTGCTCGGGCTGGGAGTCTTCTGGGCCCCGGTCACCGCCACCCTCGGCACGCTCAGCTCGGAGATCTTCTCCACCCGGGTCCGCTACACCGGGGTGACGCTGGGGTACCAGATCGGCGCCGCCGCGGCGGGCGGCACCGCACCGCTGATCGCCACCTGGCTGCAGGCCCGGTTCGACGGCGCCTGGTGGCCGATCGCGGTCTACCTGGTGTTCACCGCGCTGCTGTCGATCGCCGCCGTGTCGCTGGCCGGCCGGGCCGCCCGGGTCGGCGAGGGGCGGTCGGCGGCCGCCAAGGGCTGA
- a CDS encoding VOC family protein, which translates to MHGILPLPEGMELDHIVYAVPDLAAAARDFARATGVEPAPGGAHPGWGTRNLLVGLGGRAYLEIIGPDPEQEEPGRPRPFGIDGLPGPGAVTWAVRAADLDGAVRRARAAGYDPGEARPMRRQVPGGPLLEWRLTDPDAARPGAVPFLIDWGDSPHPADSGLPEVRPLAVTLHHPDPAAAEGPLAALGLPVRVHPGPAGVSVTVEAPGVRLPLRPPGAGD; encoded by the coding sequence ATGCACGGAATTCTCCCCCTCCCCGAGGGGATGGAACTCGACCACATCGTCTACGCCGTGCCGGACCTCGCCGCGGCGGCGCGCGACTTCGCCCGGGCGACCGGCGTCGAGCCCGCGCCGGGCGGTGCGCACCCCGGCTGGGGCACCCGGAACCTGCTGGTCGGCCTGGGCGGCCGGGCCTACCTGGAGATCATCGGCCCCGACCCGGAGCAGGAGGAGCCCGGCAGGCCGCGGCCCTTCGGCATCGACGGGCTGCCCGGCCCCGGTGCGGTCACCTGGGCGGTCCGCGCCGCCGACCTGGACGGGGCGGTGCGCCGCGCCCGCGCCGCCGGCTACGACCCCGGCGAGGCGCGGCCGATGCGCCGGCAGGTCCCCGGCGGGCCGCTGCTCGAATGGCGGCTCACCGACCCGGACGCCGCCCGTCCCGGCGCGGTGCCCTTCCTGATCGACTGGGGGGACTCCCCGCACCCGGCCGACTCCGGGCTGCCCGAGGTCCGCCCGCTCGCCGTCACCCTGCACCATCCGGACCCCGCCGCGGCGGAGGGGCCGCTGGCCGCCCTGGGCCTGCCGGTCCGCGTCCACCCCGGCCCGGCCGGCGTCTCGGTCACCGTGGAGGCCCCGGGCGTCCGCCTGCCCCTCCGGCCGCCGGGCGCCGGGGACTGA